The Candidatus Nealsonbacteria bacterium genomic interval TTAATTTCTTCTTTACTAAAACTACTTTTAGCGAAAAGGGTAGATTGACCATTCAATTTATTCTTATTTAACTCTCTGGCTCTTTCAAGAATAATATTGATATTAGATAATATTTTATTCCTGTCCATCATCGAATCAAAAACTCCAGCCTTAGTTAAGTTCTCAAGAGACTTTTTGTTTAAATTTTTAGTTTTAACTCTATTAATAAAATCATTCAATGATTTAAAGTGACCATTCTTTTTTCTTTCCTTAACTATTGCTTCCGTAATCGCCATCCCAACATTTTTAATTGCCGCAAGACCAAAGCGAATCTGTTTTTTGTTTGGAACCACACTGAAGAATACATAGCTTTCATTTATGTCAGGAGGGAGTACTTCAATCTTCATTCTTTTGCATTCCTCGATAAGGAAAGAAATTCTTTCAATATCTTTTCTATCTGAAGTTAGAAGAGATGACATAAATTCACAAGGGTAATGCGTCTTAAGGTATGCTGTTTGGTAAGCGATAGTGGCATATCCTGCCGAGTGGCTTTTATTGAAACCATAGCTAGCAAAGGGCATTATCCATTCCCATACTTGTTTAGCGACTTCTTTTTGTACACCATTTTCTGTAGCACCATCAATGAACTTGTCTTTTTGTTTCATCAAGAGCTCTCTGTTTTTTTTACCCATCGCCTTTCTTAATACATCAGCTTCAGCCAATGAAAAGCCTGCAAGATCTTGAGCAATTCTCATTATTTGTTCTTGATAGATGGGGATAGAATATGTTTTTTCAAGTATTGGTTTTAATTTAGGATGGATATATTCAACTCTTTTTTCTTTATTTTTTCTTGCGATATAGTCAGGGATCAGCTCCATTGGACCGGGCCGATACAAAGCTAATATAGCAATAATATCTTCAAATTCAGTTGGTTTTAATTGTTTTAAATATCTTTGCATTCCTCCCGATTCTAATTGAAAAATACCAATGGTTTCTCCTTTCTTTAGAATGTCATAGGTCTTTTTATTATCTAGAGGAATTTTTCCTATATTAATTTTTTCTCCTCTTATGACATATATCTTCGCTAAAGTATCTTCAATGATAGTCAGGTTTTTAAGTCCCAAAAAATCCATTTTAAGCAATCCAAGACTTTCAATTGATTTCATTTCATATTGAGTGACAATGCCATCTTCATTTTGACTGGGGTGTTGTAACGGAACAATTTCGTCTAATGGATCCTTAGAGATTACCACTCCACAGGCATGAGTAGAGGCATGTCTTGCCACACCTTCTAGTTTCTTGGCTATATCGATTAGTTCTTTTGCTTTGGAATCATTATCGTAGAGTTCTTTAAACTCAGAAACATTTTCCAATGTTTCAGATAGTGATAATCCAAAGGGGACCATTTTAGCCATTAAATCACAGTATAAATATGAATAATTAAGGGCTCTTCCCACATCTCTTATTACAGCTCGAGCAGCCATTGTTCCAAAAGTAATAATTTGAGCGACTTTATCGTGTCCGTATTTATCAGCAACATAGTGGATTACCTCATCTCTTCTTCTATCGGCAAAATCAAGATCAATATCAGGCATTGATATTCTTTCTGGATTTAAAAATCTTTCAAATAGTAGATCATATTTAAGCGGATCTATATCAGTAATATTTAGTAAATAGGCGACTAATGATCCTCCTACCGATCCTCTTCCTGGCCCCACTATTATTTTATTATTCTTAGCCCAATTAACTAAGTCTTGGACAATTAGGAAGTATGAAGCAAAGCCGGTTTTTTTAATAACTTCTAATTCATAATCAAGTCTTTCCATTACTTTTTCGGGAAGATGTTCTTCGCATTTACCTTTCATTCCTTCTAGGCAAAGCTCTCTAAGATATTCATTGTATTCTTTTTTTTCAGGAAGGGGGAATGATGGTAATTTTGTTTCGTCAAATTTGAATTCAAAATTACATAGGTCTTTTATTTTCTGTGTATTCTTAATTGCTTCGGGAACATCTTTAAAATTATCTGCCATTTCTTCGGGTGACTTAACCGAGAAGTCGTTGTCTTTCATGGTTAATCTTTCCGGATCATTTAATTTCGCACCAGTATTTATTAACATCAAAACATCTTGAGCTTCTAAGTCTTCTTTTCTTAGATAGTGGCAATCATTTGTAGCAACAAGAGGTATCCCGGTTCTTTTTGATATTTCTATTAATCCTTTATTAGCGATTACTTGTTCTTTTATATTAGGATGACTTTGTAGTTCAAGATAAAAGTTTCCTTTTCCGAATATTCTTTGATATTTTAAAGCGGTTTCTTCTGCTTCTTTAATTTTGTTATTAATTACTAGTCGGGGAATTTTTCCTTGTATGCAAGCTGAGAGTGCGATAAGGCCTTCGGAATGTTTTTCCAATAAATCTTCATCGGCACGAGGTTTATAGTAATATCCTTCGAGATTAGCTTTACTAACTAATTTTACTAAGTTTTGATAACCCTTATCATTTTTAACTAACAAAACCAAATGATGTCTTTTGTCATCAATATTGGGTCTTTTTTGGTCCATGGATTCTAAGGCCACATAGACTTCACAGCCTATTATCGGCTTGACCCCTTTTTCTTTAGCTTTCTTAACAAATTCAACGGCTCCGTATAGGACGCCGTGATCAGTTAGGGCGATTGAATCCATGCCCGATTCTTTTACATAGTCTAAAAGTTCATCAATTTTTGATAAACCATCTAGCAGAGAATAATGTGAGTGAACATGTAGGTGAGTAAAATCCATAATTTTTAGCGTAGCGTTTTTCTAACAACTAATCAATTATTCTGTTATATTCCAATCCTTCAAATATTATCTCACCTTTTATGCGACTCTCTTTCATAATCAGGGTTTCTCCTATTTTTGCATTAAAAAGATTGAAATAACCCCAAAGATTCATTTTTTGAAAATCAGCAAGCCCTGAAATATAGGCCCATTCAAGATCAATTCCTTTTCCAATTTCTGCTTCTTGAAGAAAGAGGTCTCCGCAAACAGTACCACTATAAGTTTCCATGCTTATAATCTTTATTCCATTTAATTTTAATAAACCCTTTATCGTTGATTTATTTAAACTCAAAAATCCTTGGATATTTGATTTTTCAAAGCTTAGGTCGTTTTCGACTTGACCTTTGACTATGTTAAGAGAATTTTTAATTGTAACCTTAGTTCCCGAGATACTGCCAGATACCTTTACTTCTCCGAGATAGAGAGTGTTATTAACTACTGCTCCATCAAGAATTAGGTCTCCATTTATGGAAGTTTTTCCAAGATAAACACTTCCCAAGAAGACTGAATTTTTAAAATTGAGCCCACACTTTATCTCTCTATTGGATAGATTCAATTCTTGGATGGTCTTATATGAAAAATCTGCATCGCGTTTTTCAAATTCAGCCTCTCTTATCTCTTTTTCAGTATCTTGTTGTAATATTACTTTTTGTTGAAATTCTTTCATTATAAGCGAAGCGTATATAATATTTATAGTGTAGACTATTTCTGTATTATAGGTTAATATTGGCAAAAAAGGAAGATGTTATGAATGATAATTTTTGCTTTGAAAAAAGCTTGATGAAAAACAGAAGTGATGTTGTTGTGGGGCTGGATGAGGTGGGGAGAGGTTCATTGGCTGGCCCAGTAGTCGCGGCAGCTGTTTTCATTAGGGATTTTTCTATTTTCAAGGGATTAGATATTCGGGATTCAAAAAGAATGTCTGAAATTAAAAGAGAAAAGTTTTACAGTTCATTTATTAATCATCCTGCGATAGGATGGGGGATAGGATCTATTTCGCATACAGAAATAGATAGGGTTAATATATTGAATGCTACTAAAATGGCGATGAGAGAGGCATTACATAACCTTGAAAAGAAAGAATCCCTAAAAGCTCGGCAATTGGTTATAGATGGTAATTTTGGCTTGGATACTAGATTAACTGAACATTTGATTATAAAAGGAGACGAAACCATTTTGTCTTGTAAAATCGCAAGTATTATTGCAAAAGTGTTTCGTGACAGGTATATGGTTGATTGTTCAAAAGATTATTTAGAATATAGATTTGATAAAAACAAGGGGTATGGAACAAGGGATCAGATAGAAGTAATAAAAAGAATTGGCTTTTGTGATATTCATAGAAGAAGTTTTAGTGTAAAGATATTGTAAAAATAGATTTTCTATGATAGTATTCCTTGCAACTTTAATACTTGGAAGTGATTATAAAATTATTTAAATTGAATTATGGCCGTACCAAAAAAGCGTCATACTAAATCCAGACGCGATAAACGAAGGATGCACATCTTTCTTACAAAACCAGGACTTGGAACTTGTCAGAAGTGTGGGAAAGAAACTATGCCTCATAGAATCTGCGCTAATTGCGGATACTATAAAGGCAGGGAAGTGATAGATGTTTTGAAAAAATTAGATAGGAAGGAAAAGAAGCTTAAGAAAAAAGAAATCCAAGACGGTAAAAAAGTAAAAAAGGATTTGAGCATGGAAGAATTGTCCAAAAAATAACCAAGTTGCTCTTTTATGGCATCCAGGCACTTATCACGATCAATAGTTCTGCAATCTCTCTATGAATGGGATTTTTATGGCAAAAAAGATGGTAACTTAGAGCAGTTTGTAGAAAGAAATGTGGAAGAATTTGGACCGGGTTTAGAAGAGAAAAAGTTTGTCGGCGATCTTGTTAAGGGGGTAACAGAGAATTTAGAGAGGATAGATGATATTATAAAGATAGTTGCACCTGAATGGCCCATAGATCAGATTGCAATGGTTGATAGGAATATTTTAAGGATTGGACTCTTTGAACTTATATTCGGGAATCAAGATGAGGTCCCACCAAAAGTAGCAATAAATGAATCTGTCGAGTTAGCGAAAAACTTTGGAGGAGAGAGTTCGGGAAGATTTGTAAACGGAGTATTAGGAACAGTTTATAGGGAAATGAAAGAGGAAATAGATGATAATCAGAAATAACCATGAAGGACTTTTCTAACCTTGAAGAAAGAATAGGAATTAATTTTAAGAATAGGGATCTTTTAGCTCAAGCGCTTTGTCATAGATCTTATCTAAACGAAAATCCTAATTTCTATTTAGGACATAATGAGAGGTTAGAATTTTTAGGAGACGCTGTTTTAGAACTTGTCGTTACCGAAAGCTTGTACATTCAGTATCCCAAAAAAACTGAAGGAGAATTAACTAGCTGGAGAGCGGCATTAGTTAATACAAAAATATTATTTGAAGTTAGTAAAAAATTAGGTCTTAGCGAATTCCTTTTGCTTTCAAAGGGAGAATCAAAATCAGCTGGAAGAACCAAACAATCAATCCTAGCGAATACTTTTGAAGCCTTGATTGGAGCTATCTATCTTGACGGGGGATATGATTTATGTAAAAAATTCACTGAGAGCCATTTGATGCCTAGATTAACTGAGATTATAAAATTAGGACTTTTCAAAGATGCAAAGTCTAAGTTGCAAGAAGAATCTCAGAGTAGAGAATCCATTACCCCTTGTTACAAGGTTTTAGAAGAATGGGGACCAGATCACAAGAAAACATTTAGAGTGGGAGTTTTCATAGGAGATGATCTCATAGCAGAGGGTAAGGGATTATCAAAACAAGAAGGAGAAGAAGAGGCAGCCAAGAATGCTCTAATAGTAAAGAGATGGCATAACAATAATTAATTATTTTAAATTAAAAGAAATGATTACCATAAGATTCCTGAGAATAGGGAAAAAGAAACAACCGGTTTTTAAGATTGTAGTTACAGATAAAAAGAATCCACCAACAGCGGGTAGATTTATTGATGAAGTTGGTTTCCATAATCCCATTACAAAGGAAAACAGAATTGATAAAGATAAGGTTTTACACTGGATTAGTAAGGGAGCAAAACCATCAGACACTGTTCGTAATCTTTTAATAAAAGGGGGAATCATTCAAGGGCAGAAAGCTCCTAAACACAAAATAGTAGAGAAGAAAGAAAAGTTAGTTCAAGAAAAGCCCGAAATTAAAAAAGAGGAAGTAGTTATTGAAGAAAAAGAAGCAGAGTCTATCAGTAGTTGACTTTTTTTTAAAAAATATTAATACTAAGCTAGTAGCTTTCAATTACTTAATGTTTTAAGTATTGGAAGGTCGAGCTACTATGCGATTGGATGAAATTTAAAAACAGGGATTACTATGACGAACCAAACTCCCGATCAAGACTTCCTTGAATACATTGTGAAAGCTTTAGTTGATCATCCAGGTGATGTTAAAGTTAATCGCAAGGTAGATGAGATGGGCGTATTACTATCTCTTATGGTGAACCCCAAAGATATGGGTCAAATCATCGGAAGGGCTGGAACAACCGCCAAAGCGATTAGAAACCTGGTGAGGATAATTGGCTTAAAGAATCAAGCAAGAGTGAACTTGAAAATAGAGGAACCAGTTGGTGGGCAAGCCAGTGAGCCAGTTCCATCTTCTAGTACCAATTTGGAGGATTTAAATCTTTAAAAAGTTTTACAAAGACTGCGGAGCCGTGCTATATTATTAGTACGGCTTCTTTTTTTGAAGATGAATTTTGAAGTAATAACAATATTTCCCAATATATTCACCTCTTATAAAGAGGAGAGTTTAATATTGCGAGCGAGGAAAAAAAAGATTATTGATATTAATATTTATAATTTAAGAAGTTGGTCAGACGATAAGCATAAGACCGTTGATGATAAGCCTTTTGGGGGAGGATTAGGAATGGTAATGAAAGTAGAT includes:
- a CDS encoding DNA polymerase III subunit alpha, whose translation is MDFTHLHVHSHYSLLDGLSKIDELLDYVKESGMDSIALTDHGVLYGAVEFVKKAKEKGVKPIIGCEVYVALESMDQKRPNIDDKRHHLVLLVKNDKGYQNLVKLVSKANLEGYYYKPRADEDLLEKHSEGLIALSACIQGKIPRLVINNKIKEAEETALKYQRIFGKGNFYLELQSHPNIKEQVIANKGLIEISKRTGIPLVATNDCHYLRKEDLEAQDVLMLINTGAKLNDPERLTMKDNDFSVKSPEEMADNFKDVPEAIKNTQKIKDLCNFEFKFDETKLPSFPLPEKKEYNEYLRELCLEGMKGKCEEHLPEKVMERLDYELEVIKKTGFASYFLIVQDLVNWAKNNKIIVGPGRGSVGGSLVAYLLNITDIDPLKYDLLFERFLNPERISMPDIDLDFADRRRDEVIHYVADKYGHDKVAQIITFGTMAARAVIRDVGRALNYSYLYCDLMAKMVPFGLSLSETLENVSEFKELYDNDSKAKELIDIAKKLEGVARHASTHACGVVISKDPLDEIVPLQHPSQNEDGIVTQYEMKSIESLGLLKMDFLGLKNLTIIEDTLAKIYVIRGEKINIGKIPLDNKKTYDILKKGETIGIFQLESGGMQRYLKQLKPTEFEDIIAILALYRPGPMELIPDYIARKNKEKRVEYIHPKLKPILEKTYSIPIYQEQIMRIAQDLAGFSLAEADVLRKAMGKKNRELLMKQKDKFIDGATENGVQKEVAKQVWEWIMPFASYGFNKSHSAGYATIAYQTAYLKTHYPCEFMSSLLTSDRKDIERISFLIEECKRMKIEVLPPDINESYVFFSVVPNKKQIRFGLAAIKNVGMAITEAIVKERKKNGHFKSLNDFINRVKTKNLNKKSLENLTKAGVFDSMMDRNKILSNINIILERARELNKNKLNGQSTLFAKSSFSKEEINLENAPLALRSDKLRWEKELLGLFVTSHPLDDFRAVLGKGSTSLVDAKKSISGQKIRVGGIISGVKKIITKSGKPMLFVSLEDLTDKIEIIVFSTTMKKNLSVFEENKIAFITGKIDHRDGAPKIICDQAEEILEN
- a CDS encoding ribonuclease HII, which codes for MNDNFCFEKSLMKNRSDVVVGLDEVGRGSLAGPVVAAAVFIRDFSIFKGLDIRDSKRMSEIKREKFYSSFINHPAIGWGIGSISHTEIDRVNILNATKMAMREALHNLEKKESLKARQLVIDGNFGLDTRLTEHLIIKGDETILSCKIASIIAKVFRDRYMVDCSKDYLEYRFDKNKGYGTRDQIEVIKRIGFCDIHRRSFSVKIL
- the rpmF gene encoding 50S ribosomal protein L32, translating into MAVPKKRHTKSRRDKRRMHIFLTKPGLGTCQKCGKETMPHRICANCGYYKGREVIDVLKKLDRKEKKLKKKEIQDGKKVKKDLSMEELSKK
- the nusB gene encoding transcription antitermination factor NusB, which produces MASRHLSRSIVLQSLYEWDFYGKKDGNLEQFVERNVEEFGPGLEEKKFVGDLVKGVTENLERIDDIIKIVAPEWPIDQIAMVDRNILRIGLFELIFGNQDEVPPKVAINESVELAKNFGGESSGRFVNGVLGTVYREMKEEIDDNQK
- the rnc gene encoding ribonuclease III; its protein translation is MKDFSNLEERIGINFKNRDLLAQALCHRSYLNENPNFYLGHNERLEFLGDAVLELVVTESLYIQYPKKTEGELTSWRAALVNTKILFEVSKKLGLSEFLLLSKGESKSAGRTKQSILANTFEALIGAIYLDGGYDLCKKFTESHLMPRLTEIIKLGLFKDAKSKLQEESQSRESITPCYKVLEEWGPDHKKTFRVGVFIGDDLIAEGKGLSKQEGEEEAAKNALIVKRWHNNN
- the rpsP gene encoding 30S ribosomal protein S16, which gives rise to MITIRFLRIGKKKQPVFKIVVTDKKNPPTAGRFIDEVGFHNPITKENRIDKDKVLHWISKGAKPSDTVRNLLIKGGIIQGQKAPKHKIVEKKEKLVQEKPEIKKEEVVIEEKEAESISS
- a CDS encoding KH domain-containing protein — encoded protein: MTNQTPDQDFLEYIVKALVDHPGDVKVNRKVDEMGVLLSLMVNPKDMGQIIGRAGTTAKAIRNLVRIIGLKNQARVNLKIEEPVGGQASEPVPSSSTNLEDLNL